The Diaminobutyricimonas aerilata nucleotide sequence CGGCGCGCGCCGTCGTCGAGGCACGGGGTGACGCGACGATGTCGGCACCTCCGCCGCCGTACACCGACGGGTTCTTCGCGCGCGATGGGTTCCACCCGAGCGCGTCGGGCTACCGCGACTGGGCGCACTTCGCCCTCGACGGACTGGAGCTGCCGTGGCCGTGATCCGCACCATCCCCGAGCTGCTCGACACGGTGCGCGCCGTCGCCGACGGTCGCGACCGCACCCTCGTCGGCATCGCCGGGGCGCCCGGGGCGGGCAAGTCGACGATCGCCGACGGACTCGTCGACGAGCTCGGCGACGGCGCTGCGCTGCTGCCGATGGACGGGTTCCACCTGCCCCAGCGGCGCCTGATCGAACTCGGCCGCCGCGACCGGATGGGCGCGCCCGACACGTTCGATGTCGACGGGTTCGTCGCCACGCTGCAGGCGGTGCGGGATGCCCGGGGCGAGGTGCGCGCGCCCGGATTCGACCGGCGCATCGAGGAGCCGGTCGCCGACGCGCTCGTGTATCCGGCATCCACGCGCATCGTCGTGGTGGAGGGCAACTACCTGCTGCACGACGAGGGCGGGTGGGAGCGTGTCGCACCCCTGCTCGACGTGACCTTCTTCGTGTCGCTCGCCCACGACATCCGCCTGGCCCGACTCATCGAACGGCACGTGCGGTTCGGCAAGACGGAGGAGGCCGCGCGGGCCTGGTCGCTCGGCCCGGACGAGACCAACGCGCGGCTGATCGAGGGCACCCGGGAGCGCGCCGACCACGTCGTCGACCTCACCGAGTGAGCCGCGGACGACTCCGGTAGAATCGTCCTACTCCACCCCTCACGAGAAGGCGGTCCGCCGTGCCCACCATCGTCGTCGACGTCATGCCGAAGGCCGAACTGCTCGACCCGCAGGGCAAGGCCGTGGCCGGCGCCCTCACCCGGATGGGCGCCGAGCGCATCACCGGTGTGCGCGTCGGCAAGCGCTTCGAGATCCAGGTCGACGGGCCGGTGGATGCCGAACTGCTCGAGCAGGTGCGTCACCTCGCCGAGACGGTGCTCTCGAACGCCGTGATCGAAGACGTCGTGGCCATCCACCACGACGACAGCGTGATGGCGGGAGAGACCCACTGATGCGCGTCGGCGTCGTCACCTTCCCCGGATCCCTCGACGACCGGGACGCCCAGCGTGCCGTGCGGCTCGCCGGCGGCGAAGCCGTCGCCCTCTGGCACGGCGACCACGACCTCAAGGGCGTCGACGCGATCGTGCTGCCCGGCGGCTTCAGCTACGGCGACTACCTGCGCTGCGGCGCGATCGCCGCGCTCTCGCCGATCATGAGCGAGGTCGTCGACGCCGCGAACAAGGGCATGCCGGTGCTCGGCATCTGCAACGGCTTCCAGATCCTCGTCGAGGCGCACCTGCTGCCCGGCGGCCTCATCCGCAACGACCACGGCGAGTTCATCTGCCGCGACCAGCGGATGCGCGTGGAGAACACCTCGACCGCGTTCACGAACGGGTTCGAGCAGGACCAGGAGATCGTCGTCCCGCTCAAGAACGGCGAAGGCGGATGGATCGCCGACGCCGAGACGGTCGCCCGCATCGAGGGCGACGGGCGCGTCGTGTTCCGCTACCTCGACGTGAACCCGAACGGGTCGATCAACGACATCGCCGGCCTCAGCAACGAGCGCGGCAACGTCGTCGGCCTCATGCCGCACCCGGAGCACGCGGTGGAGCCCGGCTTCGGTCCGGACACGCCCGCGGCGATGCGCTCGGGCATCGACGGCCTCACGATCTTCACCTCCCTCGTGCAGGGCGCGCTCGCCCGCGCCTGACGCGTCACCGCCCGCGCCCTTGAGCATGTCGAAGGGCGCCGTCGAGCGTGCCCGTTCGCGACAGGAAATGCCTCGATTCGCCGGGAAAACCGTCGCAAACGGGCACGCTCGACGCTGACCTGCTCGAGTGGAGCGCGGCACTCAGTCGGTGCTGAACCGCTCGACGTACCGGCGCTGCGCCGGCGTCTCGACCGCGCGCCGGTGGTAGCGGCCGCGCACGAACGCCACCGCATCTGCCCCCGATACCCCGTCGAGCACGGCGAGGCACGCGAGCGCTGTGCCGGTGCGTCCGCGCCCGCCACCGCACGCGATCTCGACCCGCTCGTCGGCGGAACGCTCCCACGCGTGCCGGAACGCCTCGGCCGCGTCCGCCGGATCCCGGGGCAACCGGAAGTCGGGCCAGCGCACCCACCGCGCGTCCCACGCCACGGGCGCGGGCCTCCGCCCGAGCAGGTAGACGACGAAGTGCGGCTCGGGTCCGGCCGGGAGCGGATGCCGCAATCCCCGACCGC carries:
- a CDS encoding nucleoside/nucleotide kinase family protein; the encoded protein is MAVIRTIPELLDTVRAVADGRDRTLVGIAGAPGAGKSTIADGLVDELGDGAALLPMDGFHLPQRRLIELGRRDRMGAPDTFDVDGFVATLQAVRDARGEVRAPGFDRRIEEPVADALVYPASTRIVVVEGNYLLHDEGGWERVAPLLDVTFFVSLAHDIRLARLIERHVRFGKTEEAARAWSLGPDETNARLIEGTRERADHVVDLTE
- the purS gene encoding phosphoribosylformylglycinamidine synthase subunit PurS, with the protein product MPTIVVDVMPKAELLDPQGKAVAGALTRMGAERITGVRVGKRFEIQVDGPVDAELLEQVRHLAETVLSNAVIEDVVAIHHDDSVMAGETH
- the purQ gene encoding phosphoribosylformylglycinamidine synthase subunit PurQ; the protein is MRVGVVTFPGSLDDRDAQRAVRLAGGEAVALWHGDHDLKGVDAIVLPGGFSYGDYLRCGAIAALSPIMSEVVDAANKGMPVLGICNGFQILVEAHLLPGGLIRNDHGEFICRDQRMRVENTSTAFTNGFEQDQEIVVPLKNGEGGWIADAETVARIEGDGRVVFRYLDVNPNGSINDIAGLSNERGNVVGLMPHPEHAVEPGFGPDTPAAMRSGIDGLTIFTSLVQGALARA
- a CDS encoding protein-tyrosine phosphatase family protein translates to MTTWTAGDPGVLELPSGRRVRGRGLRHPLPAGPEPHFVVYLLGRRPAPVAWDARWVRWPDFRLPRDPADAAEAFRHAWERSADERVEIACGGGRGRTGTALACLAVLDGVSGADAVAFVRGRYHRRAVETPAQRRYVERFSTD